A single window of Helicobacter pylori NCTC 11637 = CCUG 17874 = ATCC 43504 = JCM 12093 DNA harbors:
- a CDS encoding DHH family phosphoesterase yields the protein MPKKELLKMSKKRIFKDFLKEAKQHRPIVFYTDNDCDGMLAGSVLMSMCYRLGIKDFFFFSPLRNAHGYGFTDLAINDLLSKPCIFNPKTNQLVRLDCIKNQFQKDPLLFSADLGADLAADTQLQEILLERFEQCIITDHHKSFEIDLIDGNKIAYINLNDEKDANYYSGAFTSALVFSQIFQTQTTPLEEELIAITLLSDRIDLDHGDNLDMVLNLAPVKHERIQCFFKDKDLSLAQDDLDGISNLYGFNCINYINALSRLSGAREFKGCYNSYLHYLVLKHFNPISDPCLSVFNVKEFKRYNDIKKKMVKESEENAQIFPCNKILVALLDESCSIKVGVSGLVANNFLKKYPSNRSLCIYRDNKDGYSGSARGGGNFLSQIKTIPLIQAGGHEEAFGLSFAKEDFEKVIKSLQAL from the coding sequence ATGCCTAAAAAAGAGCTATTAAAGATGTCAAAGAAAAGGATTTTTAAAGACTTCTTAAAAGAAGCCAAACAGCACCGCCCCATTGTTTTCTATACAGACAATGATTGTGATGGCATGTTGGCTGGCAGCGTTTTAATGTCTATGTGTTACAGATTGGGTATTAAAGATTTCTTTTTCTTTAGCCCCTTAAGGAATGCGCATGGCTATGGTTTCACTGATTTAGCTATAAATGATTTATTGTCCAAACCTTGCATCTTTAACCCTAAAACCAACCAATTAGTCCGCCTAGATTGCATTAAAAACCAATTTCAAAAAGACCCCTTATTGTTTAGCGCTGATTTGGGGGCGGATTTGGCCGCTGATACACAATTGCAAGAAATCTTATTAGAGCGTTTTGAACAATGCATCATCACAGACCACCATAAGAGTTTTGAAATTGATTTGATTGATGGAAATAAAATCGCTTACATTAACCTGAATGATGAAAAAGACGCTAACTATTATAGCGGGGCTTTCACAAGCGCTTTAGTGTTTAGTCAAATCTTTCAAACGCAAACCACTCCTTTAGAAGAAGAATTGATCGCTATCACGCTTTTAAGCGATCGCATTGATTTGGATCATGGGGATAATTTGGATATGGTTTTGAATTTAGCACCAGTTAAACATGAGCGCATTCAATGCTTTTTCAAAGATAAAGATCTTTCTTTAGCCCAAGACGATTTAGATGGAATTTCTAACTTATACGGCTTTAATTGCATCAATTATATCAACGCTTTAAGCCGTTTGAGTGGGGCTAGAGAGTTTAAGGGTTGTTATAATAGCTATTTGCACTATCTGGTTTTAAAGCATTTCAATCCCATAAGCGATCCGTGCTTAAGCGTCTTTAATGTTAAGGAATTCAAAAGATACAACGACATTAAAAAGAAAATGGTGAAAGAAAGCGAAGAAAACGCTCAAATTTTTCCTTGCAACAAAATATTAGTGGCTCTTTTAGATGAAAGCTGTTCTATTAAAGTAGGTGTTAGCGGTTTAGTGGCTAATAACTTTTTAAAAAAATACCCTTCCAATCGCTCCCTTTGTATCTATAGAGACAATAAAGACGGGTATAGTGGTAGCGCTAGAGGTGGTGGGAATTTTTTAAGCCAGATTAAAACCATTCCTTTAATACAAGCTGGCGGGCATGAGGAAGCTTTTGGGTTGAGCTTTGCAAAAGAGGATTTTGAAAAAGTGATAAAAAGCTTACAAGCCTTATAA
- a CDS encoding type II toxin-antitoxin system HicB family antitoxin, giving the protein MLINAVIEKDENGYFAFVPFLKGCVSQGKSYEEALRNIKEAIELYLGDLEADELAFLSKKNSVIAPIEIAFA; this is encoded by the coding sequence ATGCTTATAAACGCTGTCATAGAAAAAGATGAGAATGGGTATTTTGCTTTTGTCCCCTTTCTAAAAGGCTGTGTATCACAAGGGAAAAGTTATGAAGAAGCCCTAAGAAACATTAAAGAAGCCATAGAGCTTTATTTGGGAGATTTAGAAGCCGATGAGTTAGCTTTTCTTTCTAAGAAAAATTCTGTAATAGCACCCATTGAGATAGCTTTTGCCTGA
- a CDS encoding type II toxin-antitoxin system HicA family toxin: MPELPRLTAKEAEKLLLQNGFVFSRQKGNHRIYVKDKIRQVLPFHSGEILHPKIVKEIMENILK; encoded by the coding sequence TTGCCTGAATTGCCACGACTCACAGCTAAAGAAGCAGAGAAGCTATTATTGCAGAATGGATTTGTTTTCTCTAGGCAAAAAGGCAACCATAGAATTTATGTGAAAGATAAGATCAGGCAGGTTTTGCCTTTTCATTCTGGCGAAATCTTGCACCCTAAAATAGTGAAAGAAATCATGGAAAATATCCTTAAATGA
- the speA gene encoding arginine decarboxylase, whose translation MQEVHDYGINFWSNNEFKIEKGLVKVCHGKNPSLLEIVQSVRDKGYRGPLLVRFPHLVQKQIKSLFDAFSLAIKEYQYSGAFKAVFPLKVNQMPSFVFPLVQGAKGLDYGLEAGSKSELIIAMSYTNPKAPITVNGFKDKEMIELGFIAKSMQHEITLTIEGLNELKTIIAVAKQNDFVACPKIGIRIRLHSTGTGVWAKSGGINSKFGLSSTEVLEAMRLLEENDLLEHFHMIHFHIGSQISDISPLKKALREAGNLYAELRKMGAKNLNSVNIGGGLAVEYTQHKHHQDKNYTLEEFSADVVFLLREIVKNKQEIEPDIFIESGRYISANHAVLVAPVLELFSHEYNEKSLKIKENNNPPLIDEMLDLLANINEKNAIEYLHDSFDHTESLFTLFDLGYIDLIDRSNTEVLAHLIVKKAVQLLYVKDHNDILRIQEQVQERYLLNCSFFQSLPDYWGLRQNFPVMPLNKLDEKPTRSASLWDITCDSDGEIAFDSTKPLFLHDIDIDEEEYFLAFFLVGAYQEVLGMKHNLFTHPTEFSVVFDEKGDYEVEDICEAQTILDVLDDLDYDTKEIERLLKQKIEDNNQLDMEEKKEIMGRLYVMLSENGYLRTIS comes from the coding sequence ATGCAAGAAGTCCATGATTATGGGATTAATTTTTGGAGCAATAACGAATTTAAGATAGAAAAAGGCTTGGTTAAAGTTTGTCATGGCAAAAACCCCTCGCTTTTAGAAATCGTTCAAAGCGTGCGCGATAAGGGCTATAGAGGGCCTTTGTTGGTGCGATTCCCCCATTTGGTGCAAAAACAAATCAAAAGCTTGTTTGATGCGTTTTCTTTGGCGATTAAAGAGTATCAATACAGCGGGGCTTTTAAGGCGGTTTTCCCTTTAAAGGTCAATCAAATGCCATCGTTTGTTTTCCCTTTAGTTCAGGGGGCTAAGGGCTTGGATTATGGTTTAGAAGCCGGGAGCAAGTCTGAGCTCATCATTGCGATGAGTTACACTAACCCTAAAGCCCCTATCACCGTGAATGGCTTTAAAGACAAAGAAATGATTGAGCTTGGCTTTATCGCTAAAAGCATGCAGCATGAAATCACTTTAACGATTGAGGGTTTGAATGAATTGAAAACCATTATCGCCGTGGCTAAACAAAACGATTTTGTAGCATGCCCTAAAATTGGCATTCGCATCCGTTTGCACAGCACTGGCACTGGCGTTTGGGCAAAGAGTGGGGGGATCAATTCTAAATTTGGTCTTAGCAGCACTGAAGTTTTAGAAGCGATGCGCCTTTTAGAAGAAAATGACTTGTTAGAGCATTTCCACATGATACATTTCCACATAGGCTCTCAAATCAGCGATATTTCGCCCTTAAAAAAGGCTTTAAGAGAAGCGGGAAACTTGTATGCAGAATTGCGTAAAATGGGCGCTAAAAATCTCAATAGCGTGAATATTGGAGGGGGGTTAGCCGTAGAATACACCCAGCACAAGCACCACCAAGATAAAAACTACACTTTAGAGGAATTCAGCGCTGATGTGGTGTTTTTATTGAGAGAAATTGTGAAAAATAAGCAAGAAATCGAGCCGGACATTTTCATTGAATCAGGCCGTTATATTTCCGCTAACCATGCCGTTTTGGTGGCCCCGGTGTTAGAATTGTTTTCGCATGAATACAATGAAAAATCCCTAAAAATCAAAGAAAATAATAACCCCCCTTTGATTGATGAAATGCTAGACTTGCTCGCTAATATCAATGAAAAAAACGCCATTGAATACTTGCATGATAGTTTTGATCACACCGAGTCGCTATTCACGCTTTTTGATTTGGGCTATATTGATTTGATTGACAGGAGCAACACTGAAGTTTTAGCCCATTTGATTGTCAAAAAAGCGGTGCAATTGCTTTATGTTAAGGATCATAATGATATTTTGCGCATTCAAGAGCAAGTCCAAGAGCGCTATTTATTGAATTGCTCGTTTTTCCAAAGCTTGCCGGATTATTGGGGCTTGAGGCAGAATTTCCCGGTCATGCCCTTGAATAAATTAGATGAAAAGCCCACCAGGAGCGCGAGCTTGTGGGATATTACTTGCGATAGCGATGGGGAAATCGCTTTTGATTCCACGAAGCCCTTGTTTTTGCACGATATAGATATAGATGAAGAAGAATACTTTTTAGCGTTCTTTTTAGTGGGAGCGTATCAAGAAGTTTTAGGCATGAAGCACAATTTATTCACGCACCCTACGGAATTTAGCGTGGTTTTTGATGAAAAAGGCGATTATGAAGTGGAAGATATTTGCGAAGCCCAAACGATTTTAGATGTGCTAGACGATTTGGACTATGACACTAAAGAAATTGAGCGCCTTTTAAAGCAAAAAATTGAAGACAACAACCAACTAGACATGGAAGAAAAGAAAGAAATCATGGGGCGCCTGTATGTCATGCTGAGCGAAAACGGGTATTTGCGCACGATTTCTTAA
- a CDS encoding glycosyltransferase family 4 protein gives MVIVLVVDSFKDTSNGTSMTAFRFFEALKKRGHAMRVVAPHVDNLGSEEEGYYNLKERYIPLVTEISHKQHILFAKPDEKILRKAFKGADMIHTYLPFLLEKTAVKIAREMQVPYIGSFHLQPEHISYNMKLGWFSWFNMTLFSWFKSSHYRYIHHIHCPSKFIVEELEKYNYGGKKYAISNGFDPMFRFEHPQKSLFDTTPFKIAMVGRYSNEKNQSVLIKAIALSRYKQDIVLLLKGKGPDEKKIKLLAQKLGVKTEFGFVNSNELLEILKTCTLYAHTANVESEAIACLEAISVGIVPVIANSPLSATRQFALDERSLFEPDDATDLSAKIDWWLENKLERERMQNEYAKSALNYTLENSVIQIEKVYEEAIRDFKNNPHLFKTLS, from the coding sequence ATGGTTATTGTTTTAGTCGTGGATAGCTTTAAAGACACCAGTAATGGCACTTCTATGACAGCGTTTCGTTTTTTTGAAGCGCTGAAAAAAAGAGGGCATGCGATGAGAGTGGTTGCCCCTCATGTGGATAATTTAGGGAGTGAAGAAGAAGGGTATTACAACCTTAAAGAGCGCTATATCCCCCTAGTTACAGAAATCTCACACAAACAGCACATTCTTTTTGCTAAACCGGATGAAAAAATCTTAAGGAAGGCTTTTAAGGGAGCGGATATGATCCATACTTATTTGCCTTTTTTGCTAGAAAAAACAGCCGTAAAAATCGCGCGAGAAATGCAAGTGCCTTACATTGGCTCTTTCCATTTACAGCCAGAGCATATTTCTTATAATATGAAATTGGGGTGGTTTTCTTGGTTTAACATGACGCTTTTTTCGTGGTTTAAATCTTCGCATTACCGCTATATCCACCATATCCATTGCCCATCAAAATTCATTGTAGAAGAATTAGAAAAATACAACTATGGAGGGAAAAAATACGCTATTTCTAACGGCTTTGATCCCATGTTTAGATTTGAACATCCGCAAAAAAGCCTTTTTGACACCACACCCTTTAAAATCGCTATGGTAGGGCGCTATTCTAATGAAAAAAATCAAAGCGTTTTAATCAAAGCGATTGCTTTAAGCCGATACAAACAAGACATTGTATTATTACTCAAAGGCAAAGGGCCTGATGAGAAAAAAATCAAACTTTTAGCCCAAAAACTAGGCGTAAAAACGGAGTTTGGGTTTGTCAATTCTAATGAATTGTTAGAGATCTTAAAAACCTGCACCCTTTATGCGCACACGGCCAATGTGGAAAGCGAAGCGATTGCGTGCTTAGAGGCCATTAGCGTGGGGATTGTGCCTGTTATCGCTAATAGCCCTTTAAGCGCGACCAGGCAATTCGCGCTAGATGAACGATCGCTGTTTGAACCTGATGACGCTACAGATTTGAGCGCTAAAATAGATTGGTGGTTAGAAAACAAGCTTGAAAGAGAAAGGATGCAAAACGAATACGCTAAAAGCGCTTTAAACTACACTTTAGAAAATTCAGTCATTCAAATTGAAAAAGTTTATGAAGAAGCGATCAGAGATTTTAAAAACAACCCCCATCTCTTTAAAACCTTATCGTAA
- a CDS encoding hotdog domain-containing protein, whose translation MQESVVRVDYDSLETCKNFKPSVGTELVVLEKDIAHARFKGNESMVYEENFVHAGFVLIACNYAALCALNKRHSVVVSNNINFYAPLELNQEALIKAQVIQNGVKKAEIKIEAFVLDIQVLEGMIEIVVFDKKPFKFNFKEE comes from the coding sequence GTGCAAGAATCAGTCGTTCGTGTGGATTATGACTCTTTAGAGACTTGTAAGAATTTCAAACCAAGCGTTGGCACTGAATTGGTCGTTTTAGAAAAAGATATAGCCCATGCGCGTTTCAAGGGCAATGAAAGCATGGTGTATGAAGAAAATTTTGTGCATGCCGGATTTGTGCTTATTGCGTGCAATTATGCGGCCTTGTGCGCGTTGAATAAAAGACACAGCGTGGTGGTTTCTAATAACATCAATTTTTATGCCCCCCTAGAATTGAATCAAGAAGCGCTCATTAAAGCGCAAGTGATTCAAAATGGCGTGAAAAAAGCTGAAATAAAAATAGAGGCGTTTGTGTTAGACATTCAGGTTTTAGAGGGAATGATAGAAATTGTGGTGTTTGATAAAAAGCCTTTTAAATTCAATTTTAAAGAAGAGTAG
- the cmoB gene encoding tRNA 5-methoxyuridine(34)/uridine 5-oxyacetic acid(34) synthase CmoB: MLICNDKINPKTLLEEIMALRPWRKGPFKISQIKIDSEWDSSIKWDLVKNATPLKDKVVADVGCNNGYYLFKMLEYKPKSLVGFDPGVLVKKQFEFLAPFFDKEKKIIYESLGVEDLHEKYPNAFDVIFCLGVLYHRKSPLEALKALYHALKIKGELVLDTLIIDSPLDIALCPKKTYAKMKNVYFIPSVSALKGWCERVGFENFEILSVSKTTPKEQRKTDFILGQSLEDFLDKTDPSKTLEGYDAPLRGYFKMLKPNKR, from the coding sequence ATGCTCATTTGTAACGATAAAATTAATCCAAAAACCCTTTTAGAAGAAATCATGGCGTTAAGGCCATGGCGTAAAGGCCCTTTTAAAATTTCTCAAATCAAGATTGATAGCGAATGGGACAGCTCCATTAAATGGGATCTAGTCAAAAACGCCACTCCTTTAAAAGATAAGGTTGTGGCTGATGTGGGTTGCAATAACGGCTATTACTTGTTTAAAATGCTAGAATATAAGCCTAAAAGTTTGGTGGGGTTTGATCCGGGCGTTTTAGTCAAAAAACAATTTGAATTTTTAGCCCCCTTTTTTGATAAAGAAAAAAAAATCATTTATGAGTCTTTAGGGGTAGAGGATTTGCATGAAAAGTATCCTAATGCTTTTGATGTCATTTTTTGCTTAGGGGTGCTATACCACAGAAAAAGCCCGCTAGAGGCTTTAAAAGCCTTGTATCATGCTTTAAAGATAAAAGGGGAGTTGGTGTTGGACACTTTAATCATTGATTCGCCCCTAGACATCGCCCTTTGCCCTAAAAAAACTTATGCTAAAATGAAAAACGTTTATTTTATCCCTAGCGTTAGCGCGCTAAAGGGGTGGTGCGAAAGGGTAGGGTTTGAAAATTTTGAGATTCTTAGCGTTTCAAAGACCACGCCTAAAGAACAGCGTAAAACGGATTTTATTTTGGGGCAGAGTTTGGAAGATTTTTTGGATAAAACGGATCCCTCTAAAACTTTAGAGGGGTATGATGCTCCTTTAAGGGGGTATTTTAAGATGCTTAAACCAAACAAGCGTTAA
- a CDS encoding ferrochelatase codes for MRLGVNEAVELSLGELQNTPSISYFNSIVLSLNKVQKGSLFVAKDHALIPKALELGAYGILYAGEYPVSDRDVAWIKLKDIEHSLNHLFKFCLLNERVVGALLSPIELEIASKIMVSNFVWCLKESLEDLFIIEGCKIAFFDKLEWLHLFYKQERLKEDLKEYLKESRLIVLNQSFFCSALVYEKQEYEFKMPCIFLEPLKRVIQLCEKLQIEFDLNLLGKKEYPLDHCKPFFVNKNLEIAPYGATARVVVAEASKELFEMMLQKAFEILSWGKIVVFCRKNSAAFFEKNNPYCYTTQNNLKEQLKNLAFNFAFIYGISSHHLESLLNPPLFKKTPTLW; via the coding sequence ATGCGATTAGGGGTGAATGAAGCCGTAGAATTGAGTTTGGGCGAATTGCAAAACACACCCTCAATCAGCTATTTTAATTCTATTGTTTTGTCTTTAAACAAAGTCCAAAAAGGCTCTTTATTTGTCGCCAAAGATCATGCTCTCATTCCTAAAGCTTTAGAGTTAGGGGCTTATGGGATTTTATACGCAGGAGAATATCCTGTAAGCGATAGGGATGTGGCATGGATCAAGCTTAAAGATATAGAACATTCTTTGAATCATTTGTTTAAATTTTGCTTGTTGAATGAGCGCGTGGTCGGGGCGTTGTTAAGCCCCATAGAATTAGAGATCGCTTCTAAAATCATGGTGAGCAATTTTGTGTGGTGCTTGAAAGAGAGCCTTGAAGATTTATTCATTATAGAGGGGTGTAAAATAGCCTTTTTTGATAAATTGGAGTGGCTCCATTTGTTTTATAAGCAAGAGCGCTTGAAAGAAGATTTAAAGGAATATTTAAAGGAAAGCCGTTTAATCGTTCTCAACCAATCCTTTTTTTGCAGCGCTTTAGTCTATGAAAAACAAGAATACGAATTCAAAATGCCATGCATCTTTTTAGAGCCTTTAAAAAGGGTCATTCAATTGTGCGAGAAATTACAAATTGAGTTTGATTTGAATCTTTTGGGCAAAAAAGAATACCCTTTAGATCATTGCAAACCCTTTTTTGTGAATAAGAATCTAGAAATAGCCCCTTATGGCGCAACGGCAAGGGTGGTTGTTGCTGAGGCGTCAAAAGAATTGTTTGAAATGATGCTTCAAAAAGCCTTTGAGATTTTATCGTGGGGGAAAATTGTCGTGTTTTGTCGTAAAAACAGCGCGGCTTTCTTTGAAAAAAATAACCCTTATTGTTACACCACCCAAAACAACTTAAAAGAGCAATTAAAAAATTTAGCGTTTAATTTCGCTTTTATTTATGGGATTAGCTCCCATCATTTAGAATCCCTTTTAAACCCCCCTCTTTTTAAAAAAACCCCCACGCTATGGTAA
- the metG gene encoding methionine--tRNA ligase — MQKSLITTPIYYVNDIPHIGHAYTTLIADTLKKYYTLQGEEVFFLTGTDEHGQKIEQSARLRNQSPKAYADSISAIFKDQWDFFNLDYDGFIRTTDSEHQKCVQNAFEIMFEKGDIYKGAYSGYYCVSCESYCAISKTDNTNDKVLCPDCLRETALLEEESYFFRLSAYEKPLLDFYAKNPEAILPVYRKNEVTSFIEQGLLDLSITRTSFEWGIPLPKKMNDPKHVVYVWLDALLNYASALGYLNDLDNKMAHFECARHIVGKDILRFHAIYWPAFLMSLNLPLFKQLCVHGWWTIEGVKMSKSLGNVLDAQKIAMEYGIEELRYFLLREVPFGQDGDFSKKALIERINANLNNDLGNLLNRLLGMAKKYFNHSLKSAKITAYYSKELEKVHQILDNANSFVPKMQLHKALEELFNVYDFLNKLIAKEEPWVLHKNNESEKLEALLSLIANALLQSSFLLYAFMPKSAAKLANAFNTEITPDNYERFFKAKKLQDMILQDTEPLFSKMEKIERTEKAGEVSPEKNEKEKKDAKEKAPQKQENYISIEDFKKVEIKVGLIKEAQRIEKSNKLLRLKVDLGEGYLRQIISGIALDYEPESLVGQMVCVVANLKPAKLMGEMSEGMILAVRDSDNLALISPTKEKIAGSLIS; from the coding sequence ATGCAAAAATCACTGATCACAACCCCCATTTATTATGTGAATGACATCCCTCATATTGGCCATGCTTATACGACTTTGATTGCGGATACTTTAAAGAAGTATTACACGCTTCAAGGCGAAGAAGTCTTTTTTTTAACCGGCACCGATGAGCATGGGCAAAAGATCGAACAAAGCGCAAGACTGAGAAATCAAAGCCCTAAAGCTTACGCCGATAGCATTAGCGCGATTTTTAAAGACCAGTGGGATTTTTTCAATTTAGATTATGATGGTTTTATCCGCACCACAGACAGCGAGCATCAAAAATGCGTGCAAAACGCCTTTGAAATCATGTTTGAAAAAGGGGATATTTATAAAGGCGCTTATAGCGGGTATTATTGCGTGAGCTGTGAGAGTTATTGCGCGATCTCTAAAACGGACAACACGAACGATAAAGTCTTATGCCCTGATTGCTTGAGGGAGACTGCGCTTTTAGAAGAAGAGAGTTATTTTTTCAGATTGAGCGCGTATGAGAAGCCTTTATTGGATTTTTACGCTAAAAACCCTGAAGCGATTTTGCCCGTTTATCGTAAAAATGAAGTAACTTCTTTTATTGAGCAGGGTTTATTGGATCTGTCTATCACGCGCACGAGCTTTGAATGGGGCATTCCTTTGCCTAAAAAAATGAACGATCCTAAACATGTGGTGTATGTTTGGCTGGACGCTTTATTGAATTATGCGAGCGCGTTAGGGTATTTGAATGATTTAGACAATAAAATGGCACATTTTGAATGCGCTAGGCATATTGTGGGTAAGGATATTTTACGCTTCCATGCCATTTATTGGCCGGCTTTTTTGATGAGTTTGAATTTGCCCCTATTCAAACAGCTTTGCGTGCATGGGTGGTGGACGATAGAGGGCGTGAAAATGAGTAAGAGCTTGGGTAATGTTTTAGACGCTCAAAAAATCGCTATGGAGTATGGGATTGAGGAATTACGCTATTTTTTATTGCGTGAAGTGCCTTTTGGGCAAGACGGGGATTTTTCTAAAAAAGCGTTAATAGAAAGGATCAATGCGAATTTGAATAACGATTTGGGGAATTTGCTGAATCGCTTGCTAGGCATGGCTAAAAAATATTTCAATCATTCTCTAAAAAGCGCAAAAATCACCGCTTATTATTCTAAAGAGCTAGAAAAAGTGCATCAAATCTTAGATAACGCTAATTCTTTTGTGCCTAAAATGCAATTGCATAAAGCTTTAGAGGAATTGTTTAATGTTTATGATTTTTTAAACAAACTCATCGCTAAAGAAGAGCCATGGGTTTTGCACAAAAACAACGAATCAGAAAAACTAGAAGCCTTATTGAGTTTGATCGCAAACGCGCTTTTGCAATCAAGCTTTTTGCTCTATGCGTTCATGCCAAAGAGTGCGGCTAAATTAGCGAACGCTTTCAACACAGAAATCACGCCCGATAATTACGAACGCTTTTTTAAAGCTAAAAAATTACAAGATATGATTTTACAAGACACCGAGCCTTTATTTTCCAAAATGGAGAAAATTGAAAGGACTGAAAAAGCGGGAGAAGTCTCACCAGAAAAAAACGAAAAAGAAAAAAAGGACGCAAAAGAAAAAGCCCCCCAAAAACAAGAAAACTATATCAGCATTGAGGATTTCAAAAAAGTAGAGATCAAAGTGGGGCTTATCAAAGAAGCTCAAAGGATTGAAAAATCCAATAAATTACTGCGCTTGAAAGTGGATTTAGGCGAAGGTTATTTGAGGCAGATTATTTCAGGGATCGCTTTGGATTATGAGCCTGAAAGCTTGGTGGGTCAAATGGTGTGCGTGGTGGCTAATTTAAAACCCGCAAAGCTTATGGGTGAAATGAGTGAGGGCATGATTTTAGCGGTGCGAGATAGCGATAATCTGGCTTTAATCAGCCCTACCAAAGAAAAAATTGCAGGAAGTTTGATCAGCTAA
- the cfaS gene encoding cyclopropane fatty acid synthase, whose translation MISKFLLKSMFKQWKNGDYQVVFWDNSVYRNGEHSPKFTLKIHRPLKFSDIKKDMSLTIAEAYMDGVIDIEGSMDEVMHSLYLQTNYEHLHKHDNAKAIQKPIKESSNISKHYDLGNDFYSIWLDETLSYSCAYFKKDDDTLHAAQLQKLDHTLKKLHLKPGEKLLDIGCGWGYLSVKAAQEYGAEVMGITISSEQYKQANKRVQELGLENKVTIKLLNYQDLDGRLYRFDKVVSVGMFEHVGKDNLPFYFKKVKEVLKRGGMFLLHSILCCFEGKTNAWVDKYIFPGGYLPSLREVMSVMSECDFHLLMAESLRIHYAKTLDIWRNNFNHNLDQVKRLGYDERFIRMWDLYLRTCASAFRVGSADLFQLLLTNSVDNTFPLTKEYIYQ comes from the coding sequence ATGATTTCAAAATTTTTGCTCAAAAGCATGTTCAAGCAGTGGAAAAACGGCGATTATCAGGTCGTTTTTTGGGACAATAGCGTTTATAGGAATGGCGAACATTCGCCTAAATTCACCCTTAAAATCCATCGCCCCCTAAAATTTAGCGATATTAAAAAAGACATGTCTTTGACGATCGCTGAGGCTTATATGGACGGCGTGATTGATATTGAAGGCTCTATGGATGAGGTGATGCATTCTTTGTATTTGCAAACCAATTATGAGCATTTGCACAAACATGATAACGCTAAAGCTATCCAAAAGCCTATCAAAGAAAGCTCCAACATTTCTAAACATTACGATCTAGGGAATGACTTTTATTCTATCTGGTTAGATGAAACCTTAAGCTATTCATGCGCGTATTTCAAAAAAGACGATGACACCCTCCATGCCGCCCAACTCCAAAAATTAGATCACACTTTAAAAAAGCTCCACCTAAAGCCTGGCGAAAAACTGCTAGATATAGGCTGTGGCTGGGGCTATCTCTCTGTAAAAGCCGCACAAGAATACGGGGCGGAAGTGATGGGGATCACCATTTCTAGCGAACAATACAAACAGGCTAACAAACGAGTCCAAGAGCTAGGGTTAGAGAATAAAGTAACGATCAAGTTATTAAATTACCAGGATTTAGACGGGCGCTTATACCGCTTTGATAAGGTGGTGAGCGTGGGCATGTTTGAGCATGTGGGTAAGGATAATTTGCCCTTTTATTTCAAAAAAGTTAAAGAAGTGTTGAAGAGAGGCGGGATGTTTTTGCTCCACTCCATTTTATGCTGTTTTGAAGGCAAGACTAACGCATGGGTGGATAAATACATCTTTCCAGGCGGCTACTTGCCCTCTTTAAGAGAAGTGATGAGCGTGATGAGCGAATGCGACTTCCACTTGCTCATGGCTGAAAGCTTACGCATCCATTACGCTAAGACTTTAGACATTTGGCGAAACAACTTCAACCACAACCTAGACCAAGTGAAAAGACTCGGCTATGACGAACGCTTTATCCGCATGTGGGATCTGTATTTAAGGACTTGTGCGTCCGCTTTTAGGGTGGGGAGCGCGGATTTATTCCAATTGCTTTTAACCAACAGCGTGGATAACACTTTCCCCTTAACCAAAGAATACATCTACCAATAA